The following are encoded in a window of Vigna unguiculata cultivar IT97K-499-35 chromosome 8, ASM411807v1, whole genome shotgun sequence genomic DNA:
- the LOC114193741 gene encoding indole-3-pyruvate monooxygenase YUCCA6 isoform X1: MDYWLRELEGKQAHDPLLIERMKKSSESSSCSRERCVWVPGAVIVGAGPSGLATAAYLKEKGVPSLILERSNCIASLWQLKTYDRLHLHLPKQFCELPLMGFPCDFPTYPTKQQFIHYLETYAERFAIRPRFNETVRHAEFDATLGFWKVRSFNEREVATEFLCRWLIVATGENAEAVLPQIEGMGDFSGTVKHTSLYKSGEEFRGKTVLVVGCGNSGMEVCLDLCNHNATPSLVVRDTVHILPREMLGKSTFGLSMWLLKWLPIRFVDRFLLIVSWFMLGDTARFGLDRPKVGPLQLKNLSGKTPVLDVGTLAKIKSGHIKVRPGIKRLKRYTVEFVDGRTENFDAIILATGYKSNVPYWLKEGDMFSKKDGFPTKPFPNGWKGENGLYAVGFTKRGLLGTSMDAKRIAEDIERCWKAKHSTTFSLSLNVPQSNS, translated from the exons ATGGACTATTGGTTGAGAGAGTTAGAGGGGAAGCAAGCACATGATCCTTTATTGATAGAGAGAATGAAGAAGTCATCAGAAAGTAGTAGTTGTAGTAGAGAGAGATGTGTGTGGGTGCCAGGGGCAGTGATTGTGGGAGCAGGGCCTTCAGGGCTTGCAACAGCAGCATACCTGAAAGAGAAAGGAGTTCCAAGCCTAATCCTAGAGAGATCCAACTGCATAGCATCTTTGTGGCAACTAAAGACCTATGACAGGCTTCACCTTCACTTGCCAAAGCAGTTTTGTGAACTCCCCTTGATGGGGTTCCCTTGTGACTTCCCAACATACCCCACAAAGCAACAGTTCATACACTACTTGGAGACCTATGCTGAGAGGTTTGCCATTAGGCCACGCTTCAATGAGACCGTTAGGCATGCTGAATTTGATGCCACTCTTGGGTTTTGGAAGGTCAGGAGTTTTAACGAGAGGGAGGTGGCAACAGAATTTCTGTGTAGGTGGCTGATTGTGGCCACCGGTGAGAATGCAGAGGCAGTGCTGCCTCAGATTGAGGGAATGGGGGACTTTAGTGGGACCGTAAAGCACACGAGTCTTTACAAGAGTGGGGAAGAGTTTCGCGGGAAGACAGTGTTGGTCGTTGGGTGTGGGAATTCTGGGATGGAAGTGTGCTTGGATCTTTGCAACCATAATGCTACTCCTTCTCTTGTCGTCAGAGATACA GTACATATCTTACCACGAGAGATGCTGGGAAAATCAACTTTTGGGTTGTCCATGTGGTTGCTGAAGTGGCTTCCAATTCGGTTTGTGGATCGGTTTCTTCTCATAGTGTCATGGTTCATGCTTGGTGACACGGCCCGGTTCGGATTGGACCGGCCAAAAGTGGGTCCCCTTCAACTCAAAAACCTCTCCGGAAAGACACCAGTGCTTGATGTGGGTACCCTTGCCAAGATCAAAAGTGGACATATAAAG GTGCGACCAGGCATCAAGCGGTTAAAACGTTATACAGTTGAATTTGTTGATGGAAGGACAGAGAATTTTGATGCCATCATATTGGCAACTGGTTACAAAAGTAATGTGCCCTATTGGCTCAAG GAAGGGGATATGTTCTCTAAGAAAGATGGGTTCCCTACGAAGCCATTTCCAAATGGATGGAAAGGTGAGAATGGACTGTATGCAGTTGGTTTCACCAAACGTGGCCTTCTTGGTACATCAATGGATGCCAAGAGAATAGCTGAAGACATCGAAAGATGTTGGAAAGCAAAGCATAGCACCACTTTTTCCCTCTCACTTAATGTGCCACAATCAAATTCATGA
- the LOC114193741 gene encoding indole-3-pyruvate monooxygenase YUCCA6 isoform X2 → MDYWLRELEGKQAHDPLLIERMKKSSESSSCSRERCVWVPGAVIVGAGPSGLATAAYLKEKGVPSLILERSNCIASLWQLKTYDRLHLHLPKQFCELPLMGFPCDFPTYPTKQQFIHYLETYAERFAIRPRFNETVRHAEFDATLGFWKVRSFNEREVATEFLCRWLIVATGENAEAVLPQIEGMGDFSGTVKHTSLYKSGEEFRGKTVLVVGCGNSGMEVCLDLCNHNATPSLVVRDTVHILPREMLGKSTFGLSMWLLKWLPIRFVDRFLLIVSWFMLGDTARFGLDRPKVGPLQLKNLSGKTPVLDVGTLAKIKSGHIKRWFCIGNIFHCCAVSVKSQGFIICEMLQKLMDKRIIIII, encoded by the exons ATGGACTATTGGTTGAGAGAGTTAGAGGGGAAGCAAGCACATGATCCTTTATTGATAGAGAGAATGAAGAAGTCATCAGAAAGTAGTAGTTGTAGTAGAGAGAGATGTGTGTGGGTGCCAGGGGCAGTGATTGTGGGAGCAGGGCCTTCAGGGCTTGCAACAGCAGCATACCTGAAAGAGAAAGGAGTTCCAAGCCTAATCCTAGAGAGATCCAACTGCATAGCATCTTTGTGGCAACTAAAGACCTATGACAGGCTTCACCTTCACTTGCCAAAGCAGTTTTGTGAACTCCCCTTGATGGGGTTCCCTTGTGACTTCCCAACATACCCCACAAAGCAACAGTTCATACACTACTTGGAGACCTATGCTGAGAGGTTTGCCATTAGGCCACGCTTCAATGAGACCGTTAGGCATGCTGAATTTGATGCCACTCTTGGGTTTTGGAAGGTCAGGAGTTTTAACGAGAGGGAGGTGGCAACAGAATTTCTGTGTAGGTGGCTGATTGTGGCCACCGGTGAGAATGCAGAGGCAGTGCTGCCTCAGATTGAGGGAATGGGGGACTTTAGTGGGACCGTAAAGCACACGAGTCTTTACAAGAGTGGGGAAGAGTTTCGCGGGAAGACAGTGTTGGTCGTTGGGTGTGGGAATTCTGGGATGGAAGTGTGCTTGGATCTTTGCAACCATAATGCTACTCCTTCTCTTGTCGTCAGAGATACA GTACATATCTTACCACGAGAGATGCTGGGAAAATCAACTTTTGGGTTGTCCATGTGGTTGCTGAAGTGGCTTCCAATTCGGTTTGTGGATCGGTTTCTTCTCATAGTGTCATGGTTCATGCTTGGTGACACGGCCCGGTTCGGATTGGACCGGCCAAAAGTGGGTCCCCTTCAACTCAAAAACCTCTCCGGAAAGACACCAGTGCTTGATGTGGGTACCCTTGCCAAGATCAAAAGTGGACATATAAAG CGTTGGTTTTGTATTGGCAACATCTTCCATTGTTGTGCGGTTTCAGTCAAATCACAGGGCTTTATAATATGTGAAATGTTACAAAAGCTAATGGACAAAagaattatcattattatttga